Proteins encoded within one genomic window of Companilactobacillus sp.:
- the dapF gene encoding diaminopimelate epimerase gives MVQLLKVHGSENQFFIFDQTQLNQQLTDEELSKLGIKLCDPKNNILNGADGVLVVNDATDNALAQMRVINADGSEAKMCGNGLRTVSRYLSEKFNETDFNIQTIGADLEVKKSADLADGVPAFSVQIKPISFAAKDLPFSYQNMSEMINEKVPEFLPAQTFTSIAVPNPHLISFLDKINEKELGQLGKYLNSPNEYFPEGVNVSFAEILGKNKLFVQTYERGVGFTNACGTGMSATSLAFAMLHPNDFDETKDISVYNPGGMVKTHVTLENTKEEANIHLIGNATFTDTLDISEADFHKLDFDKFDIKSTGEEAKYQAFVDAFVK, from the coding sequence ATGGTTCAATTACTCAAGGTACACGGTTCTGAAAATCAATTTTTTATCTTCGACCAAACACAACTAAATCAACAACTAACTGATGAAGAACTCAGTAAGCTTGGTATTAAACTCTGTGATCCCAAAAATAACATTTTAAACGGAGCAGATGGAGTTCTCGTGGTAAATGACGCAACCGACAATGCATTAGCTCAAATGCGAGTGATCAATGCTGACGGCAGCGAAGCTAAGATGTGTGGCAACGGCTTAAGAACAGTTAGTCGCTATCTCTCTGAAAAATTCAACGAGACTGACTTTAATATTCAGACAATTGGTGCAGACTTAGAAGTAAAGAAATCAGCAGATTTGGCTGATGGCGTTCCAGCATTTAGCGTTCAGATCAAACCCATTTCTTTTGCAGCTAAAGACTTACCTTTCTCTTACCAGAATATGTCAGAAATGATCAATGAAAAAGTTCCAGAATTTTTACCTGCTCAAACATTTACCTCAATTGCGGTTCCCAATCCACATTTGATAAGTTTCCTTGATAAGATCAACGAGAAGGAATTAGGACAATTAGGTAAATACCTTAACTCACCTAATGAATACTTCCCTGAAGGCGTAAATGTGAGTTTTGCTGAGATTCTAGGTAAGAACAAATTGTTCGTTCAAACCTACGAGCGTGGTGTTGGCTTTACCAATGCTTGCGGTACAGGTATGTCAGCAACTAGTCTAGCATTTGCAATGCTCCATCCGAATGATTTTGATGAGACGAAAGATATCTCAGTATATAACCCAGGCGGAATGGTAAAAACTCACGTTACACTTGAAAACACTAAGGAAGAAGCCAATATTCATTTAATTGGAAATGCTACTTTTACAGATACACTTGATATATCCGAAGCTGATTTTCATAAGTTAGATTTTGATAAGTTTGACATCAAGTCAACCGGAGAAGAAGCCAAGTATCAAGCATTTGTAGATGCTTTTGTAAAATAA
- a CDS encoding aspartate kinase, producing MKVVKFGGSSLATGEQFNKVVSIIDDDSDRKVVVTSAPGKRFDGDVKVTDLLIKYAEAVLDKKEYSDIVNDILSRYAEISDYFELDDSTIDSIKQKLDSLATTKFSDDDHLMAAFKAHGEYLNAILLAAVLNSEGIKAKFLDPKDAGFLVGGEPNNADVLEDTYLNLSKYKFGDERIVFPGFFGYSENGSIYTFTRGGSDITGAILSRGFKADLYENFTDVDAIYVANNHVVKDPVAIQKMSYREMRELSYAGFSVFQDEAIIPAVQGQVPVNVKNTNNPSAPGTLIVPEQFLFNPANPITGIASSKRFSALYLHRYLLNKEVGFTLQLLKIFYRYGISYEHMPSGIDDLTIIFDRSKLSKTTIKNLCNDIKETLNPDYMEWIDDYAIIMVVGEGIAHTVDTMGKIIDSLTQNNIAIHMINQGASRISIMIGTRLKDADKAVRHIYDTFFNNDDDEV from the coding sequence GTGAAAGTAGTTAAGTTTGGTGGCAGTTCTCTCGCCACTGGGGAGCAATTTAATAAGGTCGTAAGTATTATTGATGACGATTCAGATAGAAAGGTCGTTGTAACTTCTGCTCCTGGAAAAAGATTCGATGGTGACGTCAAAGTAACTGATCTATTGATTAAATATGCAGAAGCAGTTTTAGATAAAAAAGAATATAGCGATATCGTTAATGATATCCTATCTCGATACGCAGAGATCAGCGACTATTTCGAGTTAGATGATAGTACCATTGATTCAATAAAACAAAAATTAGACTCGCTTGCTACTACTAAGTTTTCAGATGATGATCACCTCATGGCAGCATTTAAGGCTCATGGCGAATATCTCAATGCAATTTTATTAGCTGCAGTTTTAAACAGTGAAGGAATCAAAGCTAAATTTCTCGATCCTAAAGACGCTGGATTTTTAGTGGGCGGAGAACCTAACAATGCTGACGTACTAGAAGATACTTATTTGAATCTCAGCAAATATAAATTCGGCGATGAACGTATTGTCTTTCCAGGATTTTTTGGATACAGCGAAAATGGTTCCATCTATACCTTTACACGTGGTGGATCAGATATCACAGGTGCAATTCTCAGTCGTGGATTCAAGGCTGATCTCTACGAAAACTTTACTGATGTTGATGCGATTTACGTAGCAAACAATCACGTTGTCAAAGACCCAGTTGCTATTCAAAAGATGTCTTATCGTGAAATGCGAGAATTATCTTATGCAGGATTCTCAGTCTTTCAAGATGAAGCAATTATCCCAGCAGTCCAAGGACAAGTGCCAGTCAATGTTAAAAACACTAACAACCCTAGTGCACCTGGTACTCTGATTGTTCCTGAACAATTCTTATTCAATCCTGCCAATCCAATTACAGGTATTGCAAGTTCTAAACGTTTTTCAGCGCTTTATTTACACCGTTACTTGCTAAATAAAGAAGTTGGCTTCACTTTACAACTCTTAAAGATCTTTTATCGTTATGGAATTTCATATGAACATATGCCTTCCGGTATCGATGACTTAACAATTATCTTCGATAGGAGTAAATTATCTAAGACAACAATAAAGAATTTATGCAATGATATTAAAGAAACGCTTAATCCTGACTATATGGAATGGATCGATGATTACGCAATCATTATGGTTGTCGGTGAAGGTATCGCCCATACTGTTGATACTATGGGTAAGATCATTGATTCATTAACGCAAAACAATATTGCCATTCATATGATCAACCAAGGTGCTTCCAGAATTTCGATCATGATCGGTACCAGATTAAAAGATGCCGATAAAGCGGTTCGCCATATCTACGATACATTCTTCAATAATGACGATGATGAGGTATAA
- the lysA gene encoding diaminopimelate decarboxylase, with the protein MISSELNSDSNGHLILGGVDSVELAHKYGTPLVVYDVEQIRKTIGQFKQSFEDSGVKYEISYASKAFATVAMYQVLKQEELHTDVVSGGELYTALQAGFPANKISFHGNNKSRQELEMAVDNHIGVIILDNFYEIKLLKEILEEKDTNINVMLRLTPGISAHTHEYIQTGQVDSKFGFDVQSDQHKEALEQVLAIPQMNLIGIHAHIGSQIFGVDGFTALAKKLVDISADFKNEYDYTPQILNLGGGFGISYTDEDEPIGANVFIDKIISTIKEETKSKSLDFPEIWIEPGRSIVGPAGFNLYTVGSRKDIPGLLSYVNVDGGMGDNIRPALYQAKYEAVVANKMNADIEEEDHIAGKYCESGDILIDRQALPKVEPGDVIAMLDTGAYGYSMASNYNRNPRPAVVFVENGKDKLVVKRESYEDLVRLDQSYI; encoded by the coding sequence ATGATCAGTAGTGAATTGAATTCAGATAGTAATGGGCATTTGATTCTTGGGGGAGTTGATTCAGTTGAATTAGCCCACAAATACGGAACTCCATTAGTAGTTTACGATGTTGAACAGATCCGCAAGACTATCGGTCAATTTAAACAAAGCTTTGAAGATAGTGGAGTCAAGTATGAAATTAGTTATGCCAGCAAAGCTTTCGCTACCGTTGCTATGTATCAAGTTTTGAAACAGGAAGAGCTGCATACAGACGTTGTTTCAGGTGGAGAACTTTATACAGCCTTACAAGCTGGTTTTCCTGCAAATAAAATCAGCTTTCATGGCAACAACAAATCGAGACAAGAATTGGAAATGGCAGTCGATAATCATATCGGCGTGATCATTTTAGATAATTTTTATGAAATCAAACTTTTGAAAGAAATTTTGGAAGAAAAAGATACTAACATCAATGTTATGTTAAGACTGACACCAGGAATTTCAGCTCATACACATGAGTACATTCAAACTGGTCAAGTTGATAGTAAATTTGGATTTGACGTTCAATCTGATCAACATAAAGAAGCTTTGGAACAAGTTTTAGCAATTCCTCAGATGAACTTGATAGGTATTCATGCACATATCGGATCACAAATTTTTGGAGTGGATGGTTTCACCGCTTTAGCAAAAAAATTAGTTGATATCTCAGCTGATTTTAAAAATGAATATGATTACACTCCGCAAATCTTAAATCTTGGTGGCGGGTTCGGAATCAGCTACACTGACGAAGATGAGCCAATTGGTGCAAACGTATTTATTGATAAGATTATTTCCACTATAAAGGAAGAAACTAAATCAAAGAGTTTAGATTTTCCTGAGATCTGGATCGAACCTGGTCGTTCCATTGTAGGACCTGCCGGCTTTAACCTATACACGGTTGGCTCAAGAAAAGATATTCCTGGTCTTTTATCATACGTTAATGTTGACGGTGGTATGGGAGACAATATCAGACCAGCTTTATACCAAGCCAAATATGAGGCTGTCGTTGCCAATAAGATGAATGCTGATATTGAAGAAGAAGACCACATCGCTGGTAAGTATTGCGAGTCCGGAGATATTTTGATCGACCGCCAAGCTTTACCAAAGGTAGAGCCAGGGGATGTCATCGCAATGCTAGATACTGGAGCCTACGGATATTCAATGGCTTCGAATTATAATCGCAATCCTCGTCCGGCAGTAGTATTTGTTGAAAATGGCAAGGATAAATTAGTTGTAAAACGTGAATCATATGAAGATTTAGTTAGATTAGATCAAAGCTACATTTAA
- the dapD gene encoding 2,3,4,5-tetrahydropyridine-2,6-dicarboxylate N-acetyltransferase gives MSKMNAEEIINFIGNSKKQTPVKAYIKGDISKLDIPESVQDFSTDSFGMLFGDYKEIEPLLKNSAVEDYYLETSAQNSAVPLLDIKHINARIEPGAIIRDQVEIGDNAVVMMGAVINIGAEIGKGTMIDMGAVLGGRAIVGENSHIGANSVLAGVIEPASADPVRIGNNVTVGANAVVLEGVQVGDNAVVGAGAVVTKDVAANEVVVGVPAKVIKTKDQKTTDKTHIEDTLRKL, from the coding sequence ATGAGCAAGATGAATGCAGAAGAAATTATTAATTTTATTGGTAACTCAAAAAAACAAACACCTGTTAAGGCTTATATCAAAGGAGATATTTCGAAATTAGATATTCCAGAATCTGTTCAAGATTTTTCGACCGATTCATTTGGAATGTTGTTCGGTGACTACAAAGAAATTGAACCTTTGTTAAAAAATTCAGCAGTTGAAGATTATTACTTAGAAACTTCGGCTCAAAACTCAGCTGTTCCTTTATTGGATATCAAACATATCAATGCCAGAATCGAACCTGGTGCAATCATTCGTGATCAAGTTGAAATCGGCGATAATGCAGTTGTGATGATGGGCGCAGTTATTAATATCGGTGCTGAAATCGGTAAGGGTACCATGATCGACATGGGTGCTGTTTTGGGTGGACGAGCAATCGTCGGTGAAAATTCTCATATCGGTGCAAATTCAGTCCTAGCCGGTGTGATCGAACCTGCTTCAGCCGATCCAGTAAGAATTGGCAATAACGTCACAGTAGGAGCAAATGCAGTTGTACTTGAAGGTGTTCAAGTTGGCGATAATGCAGTTGTTGGTGCGGGTGCTGTTGTAACTAAAGATGTTGCTGCTAACGAAGTTGTGGTTGGAGTTCCTGCTAAAGTTATTAAAACAAAGGATCAAAAGACCACTGACAAAACGCACATTGAAGATACATTGAGGAAATTATAA
- a CDS encoding N-acetyldiaminopimelate deacetylase: protein MSLSAEELINIRRDLHKIPELALKETETHEYLKNKISEFPQDFLQIHEFKELPTALFVHIDGSNPKRTIGYRADMDALPVTETNDLYYRSVHPGVMHACGHDLHMTVALGLISYFAENQPTDNLVFFFQPAEEAESGGKQAYDLGLFSGDLKPDEFYGLHDNADLGTGIIGCRNGTLFAGTTEVNVTIHGMSGHAAYPHKANDAVVIAASFIEQVQTVISRSIDPVKCGVITFGKLQAGTIRNVIAGKARIEGTIRGLTQDMIEYIRQRVLDIAKGIEVSFNCRIDVEYNQGGYYPVENNPELTKNFIDYMQKADNVKFQETEPAMTGEDFGYLLSKIPGTMFWLGVASPGALHSVDFLPHEEAIIDGVEAFKGFLNYRMSM, encoded by the coding sequence ATGAGTTTATCTGCAGAAGAGTTAATCAACATTCGTCGAGACTTACACAAGATTCCCGAATTAGCATTAAAAGAAACTGAAACGCATGAATATTTAAAAAATAAAATAAGTGAATTTCCACAAGACTTTTTACAAATTCATGAATTTAAAGAACTGCCAACGGCACTCTTTGTTCATATTGATGGTAGCAATCCTAAACGTACAATTGGATATCGTGCTGATATGGATGCTTTACCAGTAACCGAAACTAACGATTTGTATTATCGTTCAGTTCATCCTGGCGTAATGCATGCTTGCGGCCACGACTTGCATATGACAGTTGCTTTAGGATTGATCAGTTATTTCGCGGAAAATCAACCAACTGATAACTTAGTGTTTTTCTTCCAACCTGCTGAAGAGGCCGAAAGTGGCGGAAAACAAGCTTATGATCTCGGATTATTCTCAGGTGATTTGAAACCTGATGAATTTTATGGATTGCATGATAATGCCGATCTAGGAACGGGAATTATCGGTTGTCGAAATGGCACGCTCTTTGCTGGAACTACAGAAGTTAACGTGACGATCCATGGAATGAGTGGCCATGCAGCTTATCCACATAAAGCTAATGATGCGGTTGTTATTGCAGCTAGTTTTATCGAACAAGTGCAAACTGTTATTTCCAGAAGTATCGACCCAGTTAAATGTGGGGTCATTACTTTTGGTAAGCTTCAAGCTGGAACGATCAGAAACGTCATTGCCGGTAAGGCAAGAATCGAAGGAACCATCAGAGGTTTAACGCAAGATATGATTGAATACATCCGTCAACGTGTATTGGATATTGCAAAGGGCATTGAAGTATCATTCAATTGCCGGATCGATGTTGAATACAATCAGGGTGGCTATTATCCAGTTGAAAATAATCCTGAATTAACTAAGAATTTTATTGATTATATGCAAAAAGCTGACAATGTTAAATTTCAAGAAACTGAACCTGCAATGACTGGTGAAGATTTCGGATATTTACTATCGAAGATTCCCGGAACAATGTTTTGGCTCGGAGTTGCTAGTCCAGGTGCTTTGCATTCTGTCGACTTTTTACCACATGAAGAAGCAATTATTGATGGCGTAGAAGCCTTTAAAGGATTTTTAAATTATCGAATGAGTATGTAA
- the dapA gene encoding 4-hydroxy-tetrahydrodipicolinate synthase yields the protein MFENADLITAIITPFNDEGTEINYQALEKLTNHLLDTGTKGFVIGGTTGETPTLTEEEKLTLYTRFAEIVDGRVPIIAGAGSNNTQGTIDFVQKLSKINGIDMALVVVPYYNKPNQRGMKAHFEAVADATDMPIVIYNIPGRTGVLMEKETVVELSKYPHIDGVKQCNTMADLQYIVENTSDDFLVYSGEDAQALFAKVIGANGVISVASHLFGKEMSEMFSKLENGDYKGAGALQRFLTPKMAACFMYPSPSPIKAVLNDQGYNVGVTRLPIVPLNDSEKAKLYNALDLEEAKS from the coding sequence ATGTTTGAAAATGCAGATTTAATAACAGCTATTATTACTCCGTTTAATGACGAAGGAACCGAAATCAATTATCAAGCATTGGAAAAGTTGACCAATCATTTGTTGGATACTGGAACCAAAGGTTTTGTCATTGGTGGTACTACTGGTGAAACTCCAACCTTAACTGAAGAAGAAAAGTTAACGCTTTATACTAGATTTGCTGAAATTGTTGACGGACGTGTTCCAATTATCGCTGGAGCAGGCAGCAACAACACCCAAGGGACAATTGATTTCGTCCAAAAATTATCGAAGATCAATGGTATCGATATGGCGTTAGTAGTTGTTCCTTATTACAACAAGCCTAATCAAAGAGGGATGAAGGCTCACTTTGAAGCTGTTGCTGATGCTACAGATATGCCAATTGTGATCTATAACATTCCTGGCCGTACAGGAGTTTTGATGGAAAAGGAAACAGTTGTTGAATTGTCCAAGTATCCGCACATTGATGGCGTAAAGCAATGCAATACCATGGCAGATCTTCAATATATCGTTGAAAATACTTCAGACGACTTCTTGGTATACAGCGGTGAGGATGCTCAAGCATTATTTGCTAAGGTTATCGGCGCTAACGGCGTGATTTCGGTTGCATCGCATCTATTTGGCAAGGAAATGTCAGAAATGTTTTCTAAGCTAGAAAATGGCGATTATAAAGGTGCCGGAGCATTACAAAGATTTCTAACACCTAAGATGGCAGCATGCTTCATGTATCCATCTCCATCACCAATCAAGGCCGTTTTGAATGACCAAGGTTATAATGTGGGTGTTACACGTTTGCCAATCGTTCCATTGAACGATTCTGAAAAGGCAAAGTTGTACAACGCATTAGATTTAGAGGAGGCAAAGTCGTGA
- the dapB gene encoding 4-hydroxy-tetrahydrodipicolinate reductase: MIKAIVSGFTGSMGQKVLAMINGENDLQLVGAFNPIVKSLDPSDYYLDSSVKVFNDLSQIDIDADIWIDFSIPTAVFENTKFAIEHGIRPVIGTSGMSEDQIAELKSLADSKKVGGIIASNFGVSAVLMMKFAQVAAKYFDHSEIMEYHHEDKLDAPSGTAMNTAKLIYDVQGKDQDNNPNEQDKIGARGGDYHGIKIHAVRLPGFIADEEVIFGGAGETLTIKQSTTDRASFMKGVRIAITEVMKRDELIVGLEKII, translated from the coding sequence GTGATAAAAGCAATCGTTTCAGGATTTACAGGTTCCATGGGTCAAAAAGTTTTGGCCATGATCAACGGGGAGAATGACCTACAATTAGTCGGAGCATTTAACCCAATCGTCAAAAGTCTTGATCCATCAGACTATTACTTGGACAGTTCAGTCAAAGTATTTAATGATTTGTCGCAAATTGATATTGATGCCGATATTTGGATCGATTTCAGTATTCCAACGGCAGTTTTTGAAAATACGAAGTTTGCAATTGAACATGGTATTCGTCCAGTCATTGGTACTAGTGGTATGAGTGAAGATCAAATTGCTGAATTAAAATCATTAGCTGATAGTAAAAAAGTTGGTGGCATTATTGCCTCCAACTTTGGGGTATCTGCAGTCTTGATGATGAAATTTGCCCAAGTTGCTGCTAAGTATTTTGATCATTCAGAGATCATGGAATATCATCACGAAGATAAATTGGATGCACCATCTGGTACAGCCATGAATACAGCCAAACTTATCTATGATGTTCAAGGAAAAGATCAAGACAATAATCCAAACGAGCAAGATAAAATTGGTGCTCGTGGTGGCGACTATCATGGAATCAAGATTCATGCAGTCCGATTACCTGGATTTATTGCTGATGAAGAAGTTATCTTTGGCGGAGCGGGTGAAACACTCACGATTAAACAGAGTACTACCGATCGTGCTTCATTTATGAAGGGCGTCCGGATAGCCATCACTGAAGTCATGAAACGTGACGAATTAATCGTTGGCTTAGAAAAAATCATTTAA
- a CDS encoding aminotransferase class I/II-fold pyridoxal phosphate-dependent enzyme has translation MPELAKSLQNVENKFLKTIGNNKIRLFNEEFSKYPGTIKLVVGEPDFNTPEHVKKAAEKSIEDNYSHYSPQKGFDGLRKAISNYLSSRYDLTYDPESEIIVTVGATEAIYVSVASIINVGDKVIIPTPAFSFYASTVKALGGIPIEVDVTDNDFKLSSQKLQKVIADEGEDTIKAIILNFPSNPTGVAYDKSEIEELAKVVSGKGIYVICDEIYSELVYDVKHVSFANVLPEQTILINGVSKSHSMTGYRIGYIAAPAAFVAEADKLHAFTTTAASNPAQFGAQEALENGLDDPIETRKVYKQRRDYLVKELNEIGYKTLNPQGAFYVFPRIPKEFGLDSESFARKLAKDARVGVIPGSIFGKGGDNYFRISYAVPLDDLKEAVKRIKKFTEDFEKESVN, from the coding sequence ATGCCAGAACTAGCAAAGAGTTTACAAAATGTTGAGAATAAATTTTTAAAAACAATCGGGAACAACAAGATCAGGCTTTTTAATGAAGAGTTTTCCAAATATCCTGGGACAATTAAATTAGTTGTCGGCGAACCGGATTTTAATACACCTGAACATGTTAAAAAGGCTGCCGAGAAAAGTATTGAGGATAACTATTCACACTATTCTCCTCAAAAGGGGTTCGATGGACTGAGAAAAGCCATCAGCAATTATTTAAGTTCTCGCTATGATCTAACTTATGATCCGGAATCTGAAATCATCGTTACTGTTGGAGCAACCGAGGCAATTTATGTTTCTGTTGCATCAATAATTAACGTTGGCGACAAGGTGATCATTCCGACGCCGGCCTTTTCATTTTATGCTTCAACTGTTAAAGCTTTGGGAGGAATCCCGATTGAAGTTGATGTTACAGACAATGACTTTAAATTAAGCAGTCAAAAGTTACAGAAAGTAATTGCTGATGAAGGCGAAGATACGATCAAGGCAATTATCTTAAACTTTCCAAGCAACCCTACTGGCGTGGCTTATGATAAGTCTGAAATTGAGGAACTTGCTAAAGTTGTTTCAGGCAAGGGGATTTACGTCATCTGCGACGAAATTTATAGCGAGTTAGTTTATGACGTCAAGCATGTGTCATTTGCTAATGTTTTGCCTGAACAAACGATTTTGATCAATGGCGTTTCTAAATCTCATTCCATGACAGGTTATCGAATTGGCTACATTGCGGCTCCGGCAGCTTTTGTAGCTGAAGCTGATAAGTTGCATGCATTTACTACCACAGCAGCTTCTAACCCAGCTCAATTTGGAGCTCAAGAAGCTTTGGAGAATGGGTTAGATGATCCAATCGAAACTCGCAAAGTCTATAAACAAAGACGAGATTATTTGGTTAAAGAATTAAATGAGATCGGTTATAAAACATTGAATCCACAAGGCGCTTTTTACGTCTTTCCTAGAATTCCGAAAGAATTTGGGCTGGACTCAGAAAGTTTTGCCAGAAAATTAGCAAAAGATGCTCGCGTGGGAGTAATTCCTGGTAGTATTTTTGGTAAGGGTGGAGATAATTATTTTAGAATTTCATATGCCGTTCCACTTGATGACTTAAAAGAGGCTGTGAAGAGAATCAAAAAATTTACTGAAGACTTTGAGAAGGAATCAGTTAATTAA
- a CDS encoding aminotransferase class I/II-fold pyridoxal phosphate-dependent enzyme, translating into MPELSKSVANIENKLVKPIGDDKILMFNSEIAGIPGIVKLTLGEPDFNVPDHVKDAAVKSIEDNESHYTPQKGIPGLRKAISNYLAKDYDVHYDPETEVIVTIGATEAIYTSLYTIINPGDKILIPTPAFSIYMDDVKILGGTPIEVDTSKDDFKLTPEHLKEVLANEGKGAKAVIINYPCNPTGVVYTKAEVEALADAIRDTPLLVISDEIYSQLVYGEKHTSFASVLPGQTILINGLSKSHAMTGYRIGYIAAPKQFVDEAAKVHSFTVTCPSNPAQYAAQEALANGLDDPIEMRKVYQERRDYIVAELNKLGYETVEPDGAFYVFPKIPAKFNLSSDTFCRRLAKEALVGVVPGDAFGDAGEGFFRISYATSMDNIKEGIKRLAKFTESLS; encoded by the coding sequence ATGCCAGAATTATCGAAGAGTGTTGCAAATATTGAAAATAAATTAGTTAAACCAATCGGGGATGACAAAATTCTGATGTTCAATTCAGAAATTGCCGGAATTCCTGGAATTGTTAAACTTACCTTAGGGGAACCAGATTTTAATGTACCTGATCACGTTAAAGATGCTGCAGTAAAGAGTATTGAAGACAACGAATCACATTACACACCACAAAAAGGTATTCCTGGTTTGAGAAAAGCCATCAGCAATTACCTTGCTAAAGATTATGATGTTCACTATGATCCTGAAACTGAAGTAATTGTAACAATCGGTGCTACAGAAGCTATTTATACTTCTCTATACACGATCATTAATCCTGGCGATAAGATCTTGATCCCAACACCAGCTTTTTCAATCTATATGGATGACGTTAAGATCCTTGGTGGTACACCTATTGAAGTGGATACTTCAAAAGACGATTTCAAGTTAACTCCTGAACATCTGAAAGAAGTTTTGGCTAACGAAGGTAAAGGCGCTAAAGCAGTTATCATCAACTATCCATGTAATCCAACCGGCGTTGTTTATACTAAGGCTGAAGTTGAAGCTTTAGCAGACGCCATTAGAGATACACCGCTGCTAGTTATTTCAGATGAAATTTATAGTCAATTAGTTTACGGTGAAAAACATACTTCATTTGCTAGCGTATTGCCTGGTCAAACTATCTTGATCAATGGTTTATCGAAGTCCCATGCCATGACAGGATATCGGATTGGTTATATTGCTGCTCCAAAGCAATTTGTTGATGAAGCTGCAAAAGTGCATTCATTTACTGTTACTTGTCCTTCAAATCCAGCTCAATATGCTGCTCAAGAAGCATTAGCAAATGGTTTGGATGATCCTATCGAAATGCGTAAAGTTTATCAAGAACGTCGTGATTATATCGTGGCTGAATTGAATAAATTGGGCTACGAAACTGTCGAACCTGACGGTGCATTCTATGTCTTCCCTAAGATCCCTGCTAAATTCAATTTATCTTCAGACACATTCTGTCGTCGTCTGGCTAAAGAAGCACTAGTTGGGGTTGTCCCTGGCGATGCCTTCGGTGACGCTGGTGAAGGTTTCTTCAGAATTTCATATGCAACCTCAATGGATAATATTAAAGAAGGTATCAAACGCCTCGCTAAATTTACTGAATCATTATCATAA